Genomic DNA from Schistosoma haematobium chromosome 1, whole genome shotgun sequence:
atccatATGAATGGTTAGGCCTTTACGTTGATCGATCAAAATCGTGACGGATTTATTGATATTGAAGATTTAAAAGATATGTACGCATCGTTGGGTAAGAATTAACTTTGAAATGTTcaatttaaaatgaatgtatATCTAATTTACATAGGTCGGACACCAACTGATAAAGAATTGAAAGAAATGTTAGATGAATCACCTGGTCCATTGAATTTCACAATGTTTATCAACTTATTCGGTGAAAAACTAAATGGTaaacttttttgttgttgactcaagttaaataattcatgtttatttttaactaaaccaccatattttaacagttgaactcatgagtatcaatctaaactagacgaccactgaaaacctggaagcactggaaggtcgtTTCTTACCAgcttgggactcctcagcggtgcgcatccgcgatcccatACTAGTACAAAACGGACGttcagtgatttcaggttttcaatgatggtctagcttaaattgatactcgtgaattcaactgttaaaatactacaatctccacaaatcctcacgATGATAAACTACAATAGTTAATTTTAGTTTACTTGTGGAGAATTTCAGACACTTTAACAAAACATATGTCTATAATACAACCTTAATGTTTCGAGTTTAGTAATGTGTGCGGTTATGACTATCTAGTAATATAGATTTCCAGTCTAATATTGTATACCTGTTTATTGCTCCTTGATTTAAATGATTCACgcataaatttcaattcattttcaaagtaaCCATTAAAACTATAATGAATAAACTATCTTTTCACAATTTTGTCTTGTGTTTCAGGTACTGATCCTGAAGACGCACTACGTAATGCATTTGCAATGTTTGATCCAGGGAACAAACGATATTTGGAAGAAGAATAGTAAGTGTTTTATACCTTAcaattaatcataatcatattTTAGCATCAAAGATCTTTTAGAAAATATGGGCGATAATTTCTCTGCTGAAGAGGTGAGTGAATGAAACTGAATAATAGTCTTTTCTTTGAATACGTAATTTTATAGTAATTTGTTATTTAAGTTTTAGAATTCGAAATTGTTTAGGTTAAATAAAATAGATGTAAGTTAAGGAGAATATTCATAAAGATCAGCTAATGtgtgaaataaatatatgaataagcCAGTGTACATTTTAACTATTTTTGTCAATTCATCTTGGAACTAGACTCCATTTTCTTAAATGTAATATAACATGAATTTATGCTAATAATTATATTCTAATTATAATGTTTGCATATTGAGCTTGAATTATCTATTCCTTGGTAATTATGTCCGAAATTCAAATTGACTGCAAATTTGAGGGTACGGAAGAAACATTTTGTGACtacaaaatgaattttgtaCTATTTTATTCGTAAACTTCCCTTTTACGTTACTTACTTCATAACCCAGTCGACCAACAGAAGAAAGAGCAAGGGAGAGAGTTgacagtcttgtctgactccggtccttacttggaatgcatctgtcacctgtcctccatgcactactttgcattgtagtccgtcgtatgagttccggataacgttgacaatcttctcaggaactccgtagtgtcgaagaagtttccataacgtcctcctatctacactgtcaaatgccttttcataatcaatggagTTGacgtacagtgacgagttctactcaactgattgttcgacgatgatccgtattgtcgcaatttggtctgtgcacggccgatccctacggaatccagcttgttgatctcgaagttgggcttCTACtacgtctttcatccggttcagcaacactctgttaaagacttccCCCGGtgttgacagtagtgtaatgcctctgtagttctcacatttgctcagatctcctttctttggtatattgatgaggtgtccttctttccagtccaccggcacttgttcctcccaaatctttc
This window encodes:
- the MYL9_1 gene encoding Myosin regulatory light polypeptide 9 (EggNog:ENOG410V8F4~COG:Z) — protein: MFPQNQIQEFKEAFTLIDQNRDGFIDIEDLKDMYASLGRTPTDKELKEMLDESPGPLNFTMFINLFGEKLNGTDPEDALRNAFAMFDPGNKRYLEEEYIKDLLENMGDNFSAEEIRQTWKEAPIKEGKLDYDAFVNLIKRGNQDI
- the MYL9_1 gene encoding Myosin regulatory light polypeptide 9, variant 2 (EggNog:ENOG410V8F4~COG:Z) codes for the protein MGEEKKEKKEKKEKKEKKENKEEDAGAPAEDKKETASSGGGGGGKRAQRATSNVFGMFPQNQIQEFKEAFTLIDQNRDGFIDIEDLKDMYASLGRTPTDKELKEMLDESPGPLNFTMFINLFGEKLNGTDPEDALRNAFAMFDPGNKRYLEEEYIKDLLENMGDNFSAEEIRQTWKEAPIKEGKLDYDAFVNLIKRGNQDI